A window of Salmo trutta chromosome 5, fSalTru1.1, whole genome shotgun sequence contains these coding sequences:
- the LOC115194511 gene encoding leukotriene B4 receptor 1: MAHNQTIPQIIPPSLTSLTKPSLSLSPFSSTTPPSLFLSASNHVRNTTMSVFAANQSIVGNTTSTTVGALILGLVFLLGVPGNLFIIWSILARARRRSVTTLLILNLAVADGSLIALTPFFIVYLVKKTWIFGDIMCKILFYLCLANMYASIQLIMLMSLHRLVAVVWPRRVAALAGRKAVLRWVLVLWILVLVASIPALLFRHQLTATYPNRRSRMVCESFHKQQSQVVLQYTLETVLGFVVPYGLIVGSYICILRRIRQTRFRRRIHSEKLILTIVVTFGIFWLPYHVINIVQVAAALSPQDSAIKARLDLIWQSCRAVTSALAFISSCANPVLYTFAGKSYIRREGFAFMARLFEGTALDSGTRKNRQNSQNSRERDRDVEGFGLKEKEGELESTTSANVVSPICVKPVKNGK, translated from the exons ATGGCCCACAACCAAACCATCCCCCaaatcatccctccatccctcacatCCCTCACAAAACCCTCCTTGTCCCTTTCTCCGTTCTCCTCCACTACGCCCCCCTCCCTGTTCCTTTCCGCCTCCAACCACGTCCGTAACACCACTATGTCTGTTTTCGCGGCAAACCAAAGCATTGTGGGTAATACCACCTCCACAACAGTAGGGGCGCTCATCCTAGGTCTGGTGTTTCTCCTTGGCGTCCCTGGCAACCTCTTCATCATCTGGAGCATCCTGGCACGCGCCCGCCGCCGCTCCGTCACCACCCTCCTCATCCTCAATCTGGCAGTGGCCGACGGCTCGCTCATAGCGCTCACGCCGTTCTTCATCGTGTACCTTGTGAAGAAGACATGGATTTTTGGCGATATCATGTGCAAG ATACTCTTCTACCTGTGCCTGGCCAACATGTACGCCTCCATCCAGCTGATCATGCTGATGAGCCTGCATAGGCTGGTGGCTGTGGTGTGGCCTCGGCGCGTTGCTGCCCTCGCTGGCCGGAAGGCAGTGCTGCGgtgggtgctggtactgtggaTCCTGGTGCTGGTCGCATCCATCCCCGCGTTGCTGTTCAGACACCAACTGACGGCCACGTACCCCAACAGGAGGAGCCGTATGGTGTGTGAGTCATTTCACAAGCAGCAGAGTCAA GTGGTGCTCCAGTACACGTTGGAGACGGTGCTGGGATTTGTAGTTCCTTACGGGTTGATTGTAGGCAGCTACATCTGCATCCTGCGGAGGATCAGACAAACCAG GTTCAGGAGGAGGATCCACAGTGAGAAACTCATCCTAACCATCGTGGTCACCTTTGGAATCTTCTGGCTGCCCTACCATGTCATCAACATTGTGCAg GTTGCCGCAGCACTTTCTCCTCAAGATTCAGCTATAAAAGCAAG ACTGGACCTTATCTGGCAGTCCTGCCGCGCGGTCACATCGGCCCTGGCATTCATCAGCAGCTGTGCCAACCCGGTCCTGTACACCTTCGCCGGCAAGTCCTATATCCGGCGGGAAGGCTTTGCCTTCATGGCCCGTCTGTTCGAGGGCACTGCGCTGGACTCTGGGACCAGGAAGAACCGCCAGAACAGCCAGAACagccgagagagagacagggatgtaGAGGGGTTCGGGCTGAAAGAAAAGGAAGGAGAGCTAGAATCCACGACCAGCGCAAATGTTGTGAGCCCCATCTGTGTGAAACCTGTGAAAAATGGCAAATAG